GTCGGCCACCGGGTCGCTCATCGCTCGCCCTCCTCGGTCACCGGCGTGTGTGCGACCTCAGTCTCGGGGCGGGGGACCCGCGGTGCCAGCGGGTTTCACCCGTCTTGCCAGACTCTGGGGCATGACGGCGACCCTCCACGACTTCACGGCCACCGCGATCGACGGCACCGAGACCGACCTCTCCGCCTACGAGGGACAGGTGGTCCTGGTGGTCAACACCGCTTCGGACTGTGGGTTCACCAGCCAGTACGCCGGACTGCAGGAGCTCCACGACAGCTTCACCGAGCACGGCTTCAGTGTGCTGGGGTTCCCGTGCAACCAGTTCGGCGGCCAGGAGCCCGGCGACGAGGCCGAGATCGCCTCGTTCTGCGACCGCAGCTTCGGGGTCACCTTCCCGATGTTCGCGAAGGTCGACGTCAACGGCGACGACGCCCACCCACTGTTCGACTGGCTCAAGCAGGAGAAGTCGGGCCTGCTCGGGGCCGCGATCAAGTGGAACTTCACCAAGTTCCTGGTCGGCCGTGACGGCCGGGTGGTCAAGCGGTTCTCCCCGACGGCCGAGCCGGCCTCGTTGGCCGACCAGATCGAGGAGGCGCTGGCCGCCTAGTCATCCTGTGCGCCCGATGATCCCGCCGGGGTCCCGAGCGCACCGGGTGCGACCCGGCGCGTGCCGTCAGAGGCCGAACTCCTCGCGACGCTCGGCCGGCACGAGGTCGACGTGCTCGGGGTGGCGCTGCAGGTAGTCGGCGAAGAAGGGGCAGGCCGGGAGCACGGCCAGTCCGGCCTTCCGGGCCGCGGCCAGCGATTCTCCCGCCAGCGTGGAGCCGAGCCCCTGCCCCTCGTGCTCGT
The genomic region above belongs to Nocardioides coralli and contains:
- a CDS encoding glutathione peroxidase, yielding MTATLHDFTATAIDGTETDLSAYEGQVVLVVNTASDCGFTSQYAGLQELHDSFTEHGFSVLGFPCNQFGGQEPGDEAEIASFCDRSFGVTFPMFAKVDVNGDDAHPLFDWLKQEKSGLLGAAIKWNFTKFLVGRDGRVVKRFSPTAEPASLADQIEEALAA
- a CDS encoding GNAT family N-acetyltransferase; the protein is MAAVVTDNRDRDRFEIHLGDELVGIAQYRLRDDTIAFTHAEVSDEHEGQGLGSTLAGESLAAARKAGLAVLPACPFFADYLQRHPEHVDLVPAERREEFGL